The following are encoded together in the Actinoplanes sp. N902-109 genome:
- a CDS encoding bifunctional diguanylate cyclase/phosphodiesterase codes for MPVRQRLPLLAGGLLLAYCFVRFGIGFLVDFPLPFLGWAPLPVVSLLAAYDCWTTSRRVRLDPATRRFWRHLALCCAVLALACAGNAYDVVRAPDSVQHISPGTTALYLAILAFAVWALLRLPAWQRTRAEWTRFWLDTGIILITTGMLIWHFSLARADAWARQTGSALPALLIAMVASVSVIAFTKVAFAGTGKLDRRAMHLLSFGTGMAAVAGAMMPFLASRPQLNTAFVAVPVATFCAQLAARRQGRRGATEADARPVARSFSVVPYVAIAGMDVLLLATNLTAATEGRLIAAGTVAITALVVLRQITTLRENTRLLSTVDANLRQLRDYQAQLAHQVRHDTLTEIANRASFEEQVTGRLAAGGTFLVALLDLDDFKVVNDRLGHGTGDALLKAVSRRLHDRLRAEDVVARLGGDEFTLLLPGLTGDEAAAVLGRVIAGVQEPILIDAHEMVPRISIGVTASLPGDTPGELLRRADVAMYAAKNAGGGRWAWFDPAMDQLADQDARLGADLRQAIARDQLRVVYQPIVELPDGRIAGVEALLRWRHPEHGDVSPAVFIPLAERNGAIIEIGRWVFEQVVTQAAEWQRAYGTAAPGRVSVNVSARQLREPGFVAEVAAAVAAAGVDPALIVAEVTETAVLGTGAALDAVRGLNELGLRVALDDFGTGHSSLSLLVDCPVDVLKVDKSFVDGVTTTSPQAVIVDNLIGITAGLRIQAVAEGVETADQARRLHQAGYRYAQGFYFARPMSGADVGKLLAPGAVPA; via the coding sequence ATGCCGGTACGCCAGCGTCTGCCCCTGCTCGCGGGTGGTCTGCTGCTCGCGTACTGTTTTGTCCGGTTCGGGATCGGTTTCCTGGTCGACTTCCCGTTGCCGTTCCTCGGCTGGGCACCGCTGCCGGTGGTGTCGCTGCTGGCCGCGTACGACTGCTGGACCACCAGCCGCCGGGTGCGGCTGGACCCGGCGACCCGGCGGTTCTGGCGCCACCTCGCGCTGTGCTGCGCGGTGCTCGCGCTGGCCTGTGCCGGCAATGCGTACGACGTGGTGCGTGCCCCGGACAGCGTGCAGCACATCAGCCCCGGGACCACCGCGCTCTACCTGGCCATCCTGGCGTTCGCGGTGTGGGCCCTGCTGCGCCTGCCCGCCTGGCAGCGTACCCGCGCCGAGTGGACCCGCTTCTGGCTCGACACCGGCATCATCCTGATCACCACCGGCATGCTCATCTGGCACTTCTCGCTGGCCCGGGCCGACGCCTGGGCCCGGCAGACCGGCTCCGCGCTGCCCGCGCTGCTGATCGCCATGGTCGCTTCGGTGTCGGTGATCGCGTTCACCAAGGTCGCCTTCGCCGGCACCGGCAAGCTCGACCGGCGGGCCATGCACCTGCTGTCGTTCGGCACCGGCATGGCCGCCGTGGCCGGCGCGATGATGCCGTTCCTGGCGTCCCGACCGCAGCTCAACACCGCGTTCGTCGCCGTGCCGGTCGCCACGTTCTGCGCCCAGCTCGCGGCGCGGCGGCAGGGCCGGCGGGGAGCCACCGAGGCGGACGCCCGGCCGGTCGCGCGCAGCTTCAGCGTGGTGCCGTACGTCGCGATCGCCGGGATGGACGTGCTGCTGCTGGCCACCAACCTGACCGCCGCCACCGAGGGCCGGTTGATCGCCGCCGGCACGGTCGCGATCACCGCGCTGGTGGTGCTGCGGCAGATCACCACGCTGCGCGAGAACACCCGGCTGCTGAGCACCGTGGACGCCAACCTGCGGCAGCTGCGCGACTACCAGGCCCAGCTCGCCCATCAGGTACGCCACGACACGCTGACCGAGATCGCCAACCGGGCCAGCTTCGAGGAGCAGGTCACCGGGCGGCTGGCGGCGGGCGGGACGTTCCTGGTGGCGCTGCTCGACCTGGACGACTTCAAGGTGGTCAACGACCGGCTCGGGCACGGCACCGGCGACGCGCTGCTCAAGGCGGTCAGCCGCCGGCTGCACGACCGGCTGCGGGCCGAGGACGTGGTGGCCCGCCTGGGCGGCGACGAGTTCACCCTGCTGCTGCCCGGGCTGACCGGCGACGAGGCCGCCGCCGTGCTGGGCCGGGTGATCGCCGGGGTGCAGGAGCCGATCCTGATCGACGCGCACGAGATGGTGCCGCGGATCAGCATCGGCGTGACCGCCAGCCTGCCCGGCGACACCCCGGGCGAGCTGCTGCGCCGGGCCGACGTCGCGATGTACGCCGCCAAGAACGCCGGCGGCGGTCGCTGGGCGTGGTTCGACCCGGCCATGGACCAGCTCGCCGATCAGGACGCCCGGCTCGGCGCCGACCTGCGTCAGGCGATCGCCCGCGACCAGTTGCGGGTGGTCTACCAGCCCATCGTCGAGCTGCCCGACGGGCGCATCGCCGGCGTGGAGGCATTGCTGCGCTGGCGGCACCCCGAGCACGGCGACGTCTCCCCGGCCGTGTTCATCCCGCTGGCCGAGCGCAACGGCGCGATCATCGAGATCGGCCGGTGGGTCTTCGAACAGGTCGTCACGCAGGCCGCCGAGTGGCAGCGGGCGTACGGCACCGCCGCCCCCGGCCGGGTCAGCGTCAACGTCTCGGCCCGCCAGCTGCGCGAACCCGGGTTCGTGGCGGAGGTCGCCGCCGCGGTGGCCGCCGCCGGGGTCGACCCGGCGCTGATCGTGGCCGAGGTGACCGAGACGGCCGTGCTGGGCACCGGCGCCGCGCTCGACGCCGTGCGCGGGCTCAACGAGCTGGGCCTGCGGGTGGCGCTGGACGACTTCGGCACCGGCCACTCGTCGCTGAGCCTGCTGGTGGACTGCCCGGTCGACGTGCTCAAGGTGGACAAGTCGTTCGTGGACGGGGTGACCACCACCAGCCCGCAGGCGGTGATCGTGGACAATCTGATCGGGATCACCGCCGGATTGCGCATCCAGGCGGTCGCCGAGGGCGTGGAGACCGCCGACCAGGCCCGGCGTCTGCACCAGGCCGGGTACCGCTACGCCCAGGGGTTCTACTTCGCCCGCCCGATGAGCGGCGCGGACGTCGGCAAGCTGCTCGCGCCGGGTGCCGTACCGGCCTGA
- a CDS encoding NAD(P)H-hydrate dehydratase translates to MPSRSAEKVITPQVLRDWPLPDPQGDKMARGTVLVIGGSRFTPGAALLAGVAALRAGAGRLQLAVTESTAAALSIAVPEAKVVGLPETERGSVAGDVPDHLLELAGDADVLAIGSGLDDIEETRTLLHRVLDAAGKDTPVVLDAYALGALSKEPDLLAGRSQPVVLTPNVTEAQHLLGREPKDDLADEAFELATRYQATVSLYGHIATPDGRAWREESADAGLGTSGSGDVRSGILAGLLGRGAEPAQAACWAAFAHAVSGQRLAPRFGRTGFLARELVDEVAYTIATV, encoded by the coding sequence ATGCCCAGCCGGTCCGCTGAGAAAGTGATCACCCCACAGGTGCTGCGCGACTGGCCGCTGCCCGACCCGCAGGGTGACAAGATGGCCCGCGGCACCGTGCTGGTGATCGGCGGCTCCCGCTTCACGCCGGGCGCGGCGCTGCTGGCCGGGGTGGCCGCCCTGCGCGCCGGGGCGGGCCGGTTGCAGCTGGCGGTCACCGAGTCCACGGCGGCGGCGCTGAGCATCGCGGTCCCCGAGGCCAAGGTGGTGGGCCTGCCCGAGACCGAGCGCGGGTCGGTGGCCGGTGACGTGCCCGATCATCTGCTGGAACTCGCCGGCGACGCGGACGTGCTGGCGATCGGGTCGGGCCTGGACGACATCGAGGAGACCCGTACGCTGCTGCACCGGGTCCTGGACGCGGCGGGCAAGGACACCCCGGTGGTGCTGGACGCCTACGCCCTGGGCGCGCTGAGCAAGGAACCCGACCTGCTCGCCGGGCGCTCCCAGCCGGTGGTGCTGACCCCGAACGTCACCGAGGCCCAGCACCTGCTCGGCCGCGAACCCAAGGACGACCTCGCCGACGAGGCGTTCGAGCTGGCCACCCGCTACCAGGCGACGGTCTCGCTGTACGGCCACATCGCCACCCCCGACGGCCGGGCCTGGCGCGAGGAGAGCGCCGACGCCGGGCTGGGCACCTCGGGCAGCGGCGACGTGCGCTCGGGCATCCTCGCGGGGCTGCTCGGCCGCGGTGCCGAACCGGCGCAGGCGGCCTGCTGGGCGGCCTTCGCGCATGCGGTCAGCGGCCAGCGGCTGGCTCCCCGCTTCGGGCGCACCGGCTTCCTCGCCCGGGAGCTGGTGGACGAGGTCGCGTACACGATCGCCACGGTCTGA
- a CDS encoding carbohydrate ABC transporter permease — protein sequence MTAETAVRRTGAAGTAEASPRPRGQGLPAAGFLTPFLLLYLLFILGPALYGLVMSFFDTSAVKSGLNGFAGLGNYAEALQSSDFWSSLWHTFWFTILTTPPLIVLALVFALLADRVRRGRWFFRLAFFVPYVLPSAVVALIWMWIYTPGLGLIEAALTKAGITAPNWLGDPGWAMPSLAITTLWWTLGFNFVLYLAGLQEIPRELYEASAMDGASPWQQIRSITIPMLGRTTTLVAVLQVIASLKVFDQMYIMTSGGPNYATRSILEYVYDSGFTNFRIGYASAVSMLFFVVVLAVSAIWFSLVRRGEKEL from the coding sequence ATGACCGCCGAGACCGCCGTACGCAGGACCGGCGCTGCCGGGACCGCTGAGGCGTCACCGCGCCCGCGCGGGCAGGGCCTGCCCGCGGCCGGGTTCCTGACCCCGTTCCTGCTCCTGTACCTGCTGTTCATCCTCGGCCCGGCGCTGTACGGCCTGGTGATGAGCTTCTTCGACACCAGCGCGGTCAAATCCGGGCTGAACGGCTTCGCCGGGCTGGGCAACTACGCCGAGGCGCTGCAGAGCTCGGACTTCTGGTCGTCGCTGTGGCACACGTTCTGGTTCACCATCCTGACCACCCCGCCGCTGATCGTGCTGGCGCTGGTGTTCGCGCTGCTGGCCGACCGGGTGCGGCGGGGGCGCTGGTTCTTCCGGCTGGCGTTCTTCGTGCCGTACGTCCTGCCGTCGGCGGTCGTGGCGTTGATCTGGATGTGGATCTACACCCCGGGGCTGGGGCTGATCGAGGCCGCGCTGACCAAGGCCGGGATCACCGCGCCGAACTGGCTGGGCGACCCGGGCTGGGCGATGCCGTCGCTGGCGATCACCACCCTGTGGTGGACGCTGGGCTTCAACTTCGTGCTGTACCTGGCCGGCCTGCAGGAGATCCCGCGCGAGCTGTACGAGGCGTCCGCGATGGACGGCGCGTCGCCGTGGCAGCAGATCCGCTCGATCACGATCCCGATGCTGGGGCGCACCACGACGCTGGTCGCCGTGCTGCAGGTGATCGCCTCGCTCAAGGTGTTCGACCAGATGTACATCATGACCTCGGGTGGCCCGAACTACGCGACCCGCTCGATCCTGGAGTACGTCTACGACTCCGGCTTCACCAACTTCCGCATCGGCTACGCCTCGGCCGTGTCGATGCTGTTCTTCGTGGTCGTGCTCGCGGTCTCGGCCATCTGGTTCTCCCTGGTCCGGCGTGGCGAGAAGGAGCTGTAG
- a CDS encoding SRPBCC family protein — translation MRRQLAVSGPVPPGEAWDRYARPARWPEWSPQIRAVDYAGTLLTPGARGVVHGPLGLRVRFHIDDVTPARGWAWTVSVLGVTMHLHHTVAPAGPGSRTGLTIEGPAPVVLGYLPLARWALRRLVHLPPVAPGAGRTRHGVTAPDTPG, via the coding sequence ATGCGCCGGCAGCTCGCGGTCAGCGGACCGGTCCCGCCCGGCGAGGCCTGGGACCGGTACGCCCGCCCGGCCCGCTGGCCGGAATGGTCCCCGCAGATCCGCGCGGTCGACTACGCGGGCACCCTGCTGACCCCGGGCGCCAGGGGAGTGGTGCACGGGCCGCTCGGCCTGCGCGTGCGCTTCCACATCGACGACGTCACCCCGGCACGGGGCTGGGCCTGGACGGTCTCGGTGCTGGGCGTCACGATGCACCTGCACCACACCGTCGCACCGGCCGGCCCCGGCAGCCGCACCGGCCTGACCATCGAGGGACCGGCGCCGGTGGTGCTCGGCTATCTGCCGCTCGCCCGGTGGGCCCTGCGCCGCCTCGTGCACCTGCCGCCGGTCGCCCCGGGTGCCGGCCGGACCCGGCACGGTGTCACCGCGCCGGACACCCCCGGGTAA
- a CDS encoding histidine phosphatase family protein: MEQLQWLAVVRHGQSTGNVIAAEAEAGGLEVIDIPQRDADVPLSDTGRAQARALGSWIADRPEDERPDLAIVSPYLRTRQTAELALAGSGVPVLVDERLRDRELGILDLLTGRGVQQRLPDEFARRARLGKFYYRPPGGESWADVLLRLRSLLRELRQDHPGGRVLLFAHEATVMLVRYLAEHLDEESLMTIAHATSIANCSISAWRRQDGELAPELFNEVAHLHAAGATPTQQEDVNAQPVR; encoded by the coding sequence ATGGAGCAACTGCAGTGGCTCGCCGTGGTCCGGCACGGCCAGAGCACCGGCAACGTCATCGCGGCCGAAGCCGAGGCCGGCGGCCTGGAGGTCATCGACATCCCGCAGCGCGACGCCGACGTCCCGCTCTCGGACACCGGGCGCGCGCAGGCCCGGGCGCTGGGCAGCTGGATCGCCGACCGGCCCGAGGACGAACGGCCGGACCTCGCGATCGTGTCGCCGTACCTGCGCACCCGGCAGACCGCGGAGCTGGCGCTGGCCGGCAGCGGCGTCCCGGTGCTGGTCGACGAGCGGCTGCGCGACCGCGAGCTGGGCATCCTCGACCTGCTGACCGGACGCGGGGTGCAGCAGCGGCTGCCCGACGAGTTCGCCCGCCGGGCCCGGCTGGGCAAGTTCTACTACCGGCCGCCGGGCGGCGAGTCCTGGGCCGACGTGCTGCTGCGGCTCCGCTCCCTGCTGCGCGAGCTGCGCCAGGACCACCCGGGCGGGCGGGTGCTGCTGTTCGCCCACGAGGCCACCGTGATGCTGGTGCGCTACCTGGCCGAACACCTCGACGAGGAGTCGCTGATGACGATCGCGCACGCGACGAGCATCGCGAACTGCTCGATCAGTGCATGGCGGCGCCAGGACGGGGAACTCGCCCCGGAGTTGTTCAACGAGGTCGCCCATCTGCACGCCGCGGGCGCGACCCCCACCCAGCAGGAGGACGTGAATGCCCAGCCGGTCCGCTGA
- a CDS encoding carbohydrate ABC transporter permease: MTVEARMKLFNRICAGVLIAFALLWLTPLAWALDTALKPNAETTRTTWKIDDPNVQAFARILRDTDIVRWFGSSLFISTLTALGTVVVASLAAFALSRMRFRHRNLLFWVVLAGIMIPSQVLIVPQFREMDSFHLLNTFWAVSLPQIPTAIAVFIFKQFFDGLPRELEEVARLDGAGYLRIYARIIMPLARPAIAAVVIFAFVTSWNDLLWPLLVLSNPDIMTMPVGLATVQGTFGIRYADTMASALLGAVPLVAVFLLFQRNIVEGFAGTGLKG, from the coding sequence ATGACCGTCGAAGCCCGGATGAAGCTGTTCAACCGCATCTGCGCGGGTGTGCTGATCGCTTTCGCGCTGCTGTGGCTCACCCCGCTGGCCTGGGCGCTGGACACCGCGCTCAAGCCCAACGCCGAGACCACGAGGACCACGTGGAAGATCGACGACCCGAACGTGCAGGCGTTCGCCCGGATCCTGCGCGACACCGACATCGTGCGCTGGTTCGGCTCCAGCCTGTTCATCTCGACGCTGACCGCGCTGGGCACGGTCGTCGTCGCCAGCCTGGCCGCGTTCGCCCTGTCGCGGATGCGGTTCCGCCACCGCAACCTGCTGTTCTGGGTGGTGCTGGCCGGCATCATGATCCCCAGCCAGGTGCTGATCGTGCCGCAGTTCCGGGAGATGGACTCGTTCCACCTGCTCAACACGTTCTGGGCGGTCAGCCTGCCGCAGATCCCCACGGCGATCGCGGTGTTCATCTTCAAGCAGTTCTTCGACGGCCTGCCGCGCGAGCTGGAGGAGGTCGCCCGGCTGGACGGCGCCGGCTACCTGCGCATCTACGCGCGGATCATCATGCCGCTGGCCCGCCCGGCGATCGCCGCGGTGGTCATCTTCGCGTTCGTCACCTCGTGGAACGACCTGCTGTGGCCGTTGCTGGTGCTGAGCAACCCGGACATCATGACGATGCCGGTCGGCCTGGCCACCGTGCAGGGTACGTTCGGCATCCGCTACGCCGACACCATGGCCTCCGCCCTGCTCGGCGCGGTCCCGCTGGTCGCCGTCTTCCTGCTCTTCCAGCGCAACATCGTCGAAGGATTCGCCGGCACCGGCCTGAAAGGGTAA
- a CDS encoding extracellular solute-binding protein, whose product MALTRRALLGGTAAAAVLGPAGCSGLTPGRDPGGTLDYWNLFGGGDGLRMTQMLDGYRSAHPGIDLSAVTLAWGNPYYTKLSLATLGDKPPDVGIAHLTRAKTLISAGLLEELKPADLARHGLDASNFSERPWQAGLVDGKAYAIPLDTHPFVMFYNTDICAKAGLLDSSGALQPIDSPEKFTEAMRKAKAVTKAYGGVVAIDNDVASPWRIFQSFYAQLQGQVLADEGRSVVLDDDKATRVLAFLQGLTRQGLLPGSIDYQGAIAVFANGQSGFYFQGEWEISTFQTAKMPFSMTLFPDVFGGGQYAVQADSHTLVIPRQPDRDQAGLDRSLAFIRSMLDQSDIWAEGGHVPAWVPFRDSAGYKAMTPQSNYASAVEGAAYDPEGWYSGSGSNFEIVMSAAIGSVLANRSSPAAALASMRSNLTSLARTASPV is encoded by the coding sequence ATGGCCCTCACCCGACGCGCCCTGCTGGGCGGTACCGCCGCTGCCGCGGTCCTCGGGCCGGCCGGGTGCAGCGGTCTGACGCCCGGCCGCGACCCGGGCGGCACGCTGGACTACTGGAACCTGTTCGGCGGCGGCGACGGCCTCCGCATGACGCAGATGCTCGACGGCTACCGCAGCGCCCATCCCGGCATCGACCTCAGCGCCGTCACACTCGCGTGGGGCAACCCGTACTACACCAAGCTGTCCCTGGCCACCCTCGGAGACAAGCCACCGGACGTGGGGATCGCCCACCTGACCCGGGCCAAGACGCTGATCTCGGCCGGTCTGCTGGAGGAGCTCAAGCCGGCCGACCTGGCCCGGCACGGCCTGGACGCGAGCAACTTCTCCGAGCGGCCGTGGCAGGCCGGGCTGGTGGACGGCAAGGCGTACGCGATCCCGCTGGACACCCACCCGTTCGTCATGTTCTACAACACCGACATCTGCGCGAAGGCCGGGCTGCTCGACTCGTCCGGGGCGTTGCAGCCGATCGACAGCCCGGAGAAGTTCACCGAGGCCATGCGCAAGGCCAAGGCCGTGACCAAGGCGTACGGCGGGGTGGTCGCCATCGACAACGACGTGGCCTCCCCCTGGCGCATCTTCCAGTCGTTCTACGCCCAGCTGCAGGGCCAGGTGCTCGCCGACGAGGGCCGCAGCGTCGTCCTCGACGACGACAAGGCCACCCGGGTGCTGGCGTTCCTGCAGGGGTTGACCCGGCAGGGCCTGCTGCCCGGCAGCATCGACTATCAGGGCGCGATCGCGGTGTTCGCCAACGGCCAGTCCGGCTTCTACTTCCAGGGCGAGTGGGAGATCTCCACGTTCCAGACCGCGAAGATGCCGTTCTCCATGACGCTGTTCCCCGACGTGTTCGGCGGCGGGCAGTACGCGGTGCAAGCCGACTCGCACACCCTGGTCATCCCCCGGCAGCCGGACCGCGACCAGGCCGGGCTGGACCGGTCGCTGGCGTTCATCCGCTCGATGCTGGACCAGAGCGACATCTGGGCCGAGGGCGGGCACGTGCCGGCCTGGGTGCCGTTCCGCGACAGCGCCGGGTACAAGGCGATGACCCCGCAGTCCAACTACGCCTCGGCCGTCGAGGGCGCGGCGTACGACCCCGAGGGCTGGTACTCCGGCTCCGGCTCGAACTTCGAGATCGTGATGAGCGCGGCGATCGGCTCGGTGCTGGCGAACCGGAGCTCGCCGGCCGCCGCGCTGGCCTCGATGCGTTCCAACCTGACCAGCCTCGCCAGGACCGCGTCGCCCGTATGA
- a CDS encoding helix-turn-helix domain-containing protein: MNDLAAALDIVGARWALLIVERLLDGPQRYGDLQRDLGVPTNILATRLRELEAAGVLVRLPLRHNTRAYALTDRGLALREAIVALGNWGKNDA, from the coding sequence GTGAACGACCTCGCCGCGGCCCTCGACATCGTCGGAGCACGATGGGCCCTGCTCATCGTGGAACGGCTGCTCGACGGCCCCCAACGCTACGGCGACCTGCAGCGCGACCTCGGCGTGCCGACGAACATCCTCGCGACACGCCTGCGCGAACTCGAAGCGGCCGGCGTGCTGGTCCGCCTGCCCCTTCGCCACAACACCCGCGCCTATGCCCTGACCGATCGCGGGCTCGCCTTACGCGAGGCGATCGTCGCACTCGGCAACTGGGGCAAGAACGACGCTTAG
- a CDS encoding FAD-dependent oxidoreductase, whose protein sequence is MSVDVLVIGAGPTGMTVAGDLARSGRSVTVLERRPQINPASRAFATMARTLEVLDSRGLADELLALGTTTPAVQLFGGARLDLTRLPSRYPYALITPQTNVDQALGRYAADAGATILRGVQATGVSQDASGVTVTSAGQQFTARYLVAADGAHSTVRRLLGRPFPGKTVLSSVVLADVKLSNGPAGAGLTLGNTVDRFGFLVPYGRHEAGGSWFRAMTWDRNHQVSDDVPVGRDEIVTGLNLAMGSDLGVADIGWHSRFHCEERQLTHYRLGRVFFAGDAAHVHSPMGGQGMNTGIQDAANLSWKLDAVLGGADDALLDTYHTERHPVGRRVLRQSGLLMRAVTLHPRPARRLRDRLAPALLSLPSVRDQVAGSFAGTGLTYPRRRGDHPLVGTRATEVPLTTGRLTELQRTPGYVLIRPRGTGPVPDRPGIQQTARTDAGPALLVRPDGYIAWAGPLSSLPA, encoded by the coding sequence ATGTCCGTCGACGTCCTGGTGATCGGGGCCGGACCCACCGGCATGACGGTCGCCGGCGACCTTGCCCGCAGCGGGCGGTCGGTGACAGTTCTGGAACGCCGGCCGCAGATCAACCCGGCGAGCCGCGCATTCGCCACGATGGCGCGCACGCTGGAGGTGCTGGACAGCCGCGGTCTGGCCGACGAACTGCTCGCCCTCGGCACCACCACCCCGGCGGTGCAGCTGTTCGGCGGCGCCCGCCTCGACCTCACCCGGCTGCCGTCGCGCTACCCGTACGCCCTGATCACCCCGCAGACCAACGTCGACCAGGCGCTGGGCCGCTACGCCGCCGACGCCGGTGCCACGATCCTGCGGGGTGTGCAGGCGACCGGAGTCTCGCAGGACGCCTCGGGGGTGACCGTGACCAGCGCCGGCCAGCAGTTCACCGCCCGCTACCTGGTGGCCGCCGACGGGGCGCACAGCACGGTGCGCCGCCTGCTCGGCCGGCCCTTCCCGGGCAAGACGGTGCTGTCCTCGGTGGTGCTCGCCGACGTCAAACTCAGCAACGGACCGGCCGGGGCCGGCCTGACCCTGGGCAACACGGTGGATCGGTTCGGGTTCCTGGTCCCGTACGGGCGGCACGAAGCCGGCGGCAGCTGGTTCCGCGCCATGACCTGGGACCGCAACCACCAGGTCAGCGATGACGTCCCGGTCGGCCGCGACGAGATCGTCACCGGCCTCAACCTCGCGATGGGCAGCGACCTCGGGGTCGCCGACATCGGCTGGCACTCCCGCTTCCACTGCGAGGAACGCCAGCTCACCCACTACCGCCTCGGCCGCGTCTTCTTCGCCGGCGACGCCGCACACGTGCACTCACCGATGGGCGGCCAGGGCATGAACACGGGCATCCAGGACGCCGCCAACCTGTCCTGGAAACTCGATGCGGTGCTCGGCGGCGCCGACGACGCGCTGCTCGACACGTACCACACCGAACGCCACCCCGTCGGCCGCCGCGTCCTGCGCCAGTCCGGCCTGCTGATGCGGGCGGTCACCCTGCACCCCCGGCCCGCCCGCCGGCTGCGCGACCGTCTCGCCCCGGCGCTGTTGAGCCTTCCGTCCGTACGGGACCAGGTGGCCGGCAGCTTCGCAGGCACCGGGCTGACCTACCCCCGCCGCCGAGGCGACCACCCGCTCGTCGGCACCCGGGCCACCGAGGTGCCGCTCACCACCGGCCGCCTCACCGAACTCCAGCGCACCCCCGGCTACGTCCTCATCCGCCCCCGCGGCACCGGCCCCGTCCCGGACCGCCCCGGCATCCAGCAGACCGCCCGCACCGACGCCGGCCCCGCCCTGCTCGTCCGGCCCGACGGCTACATCGCCTGGGCCGGCCCCCTGTCCTCCCTGCCCGCTTGA
- a CDS encoding serine hydrolase domain-containing protein produces MLRLRAAGRLALSDPLDKHLPGTPAGHLTVGALLSHTGGLTSEPPGPWWERTPGTLRPELADIFQDQPQVHEPGQRHHYSNPGYALLDDWDNAYGLGLQLTHRDTRLLAGHTGSVPGFPGRRLGLPRRGPGRRRGRQRHLGPAHRRPGRGPAQHRRRPRTPHPRPLAPAQRPGPGPARHRRALA; encoded by the coding sequence GTGCTGCGGCTGCGCGCCGCCGGCCGGCTCGCCCTGAGCGACCCCCTCGACAAGCACCTGCCCGGCACGCCGGCCGGTCACCTCACCGTGGGCGCGCTGCTGTCGCACACCGGCGGCCTCACCTCCGAGCCACCCGGCCCCTGGTGGGAGCGCACCCCCGGCACGCTGCGCCCCGAGCTCGCCGACATCTTCCAGGACCAGCCGCAGGTGCACGAGCCCGGGCAACGGCACCACTACTCCAATCCCGGGTACGCCCTGCTGGACGACTGGGACAACGCCTACGGACTGGGCCTGCAACTGACCCACCGCGACACCAGGCTGCTGGCCGGCCACACCGGCTCGGTCCCCGGCTTTCCTGGCCGCCGTTTGGGCCTGCCCCGCCGAGGACCTGGCCGCCGTCGTGGTCGCCAACGCCACCTCGGGCCTGCCCATCGGCGGCCTGGCCGCGGACCTGCTCAGCATCGCCGCCGACCGCGAACCCCGCATCCCCGACCCCTGGCGCCCGCTCAGCGACCTGGACCCGGCCCTGCTCGACATCGCCGCGCTCTGGCTTGA
- a CDS encoding DUF4240 domain-containing protein has translation MGTDEFWAIAEGARSGVDDTRTGDGAAEVAARCGARLAELGGAAAVAFTLRYDLLDAQSYDWTLWGAAYLMKGGCSDDGFDYFRGWLVGQGRRVWEEVVQIPDTLADLGIDPDDDFLECEDMLNVGRAAFGNDDEAFHAAVDAARSQLPAGTFHRALVGEDVDFDDDSVMRTRYPRLAAIYSESSDI, from the coding sequence ATGGGTACGGACGAGTTCTGGGCGATTGCCGAGGGCGCGCGCTCGGGCGTCGATGACACTCGAACGGGTGACGGCGCTGCGGAGGTGGCCGCGCGTTGCGGTGCTCGTCTGGCGGAGCTGGGCGGTGCTGCGGCGGTGGCTTTCACGCTGCGGTACGACCTGCTGGATGCGCAGTCGTACGACTGGACACTCTGGGGCGCCGCATATCTGATGAAGGGCGGCTGCTCCGATGACGGCTTCGACTACTTTCGGGGCTGGCTTGTCGGGCAGGGACGCCGGGTCTGGGAAGAGGTCGTGCAGATCCCGGACACGCTCGCCGACCTCGGCATCGATCCGGACGACGACTTCCTCGAGTGTGAGGACATGCTCAACGTCGGGCGAGCGGCATTCGGCAACGACGACGAGGCATTTCACGCTGCCGTCGATGCTGCCCGTAGCCAGTTGCCGGCCGGTACGTTCCACAGAGCGCTGGTCGGCGAAGATGTCGATTTCGATGACGACAGCGTGATGCGGACGCGCTACCCGCGCCTAGCCGCGATCTACAGCGAGTCCTCGGACATCTGA
- a CDS encoding VOC family protein: MSLFITCPVESVERATAFYTALGWTLNTEMSDHNVSCFAIAPEQYVMLGSREMYASVGGVEELIGGPQTPSKVTVSFNLSSREAVDELVDRAGAAGGRIGDTDDYPFMYQRQFDDPDGYHYSPFWMKADADPTA; encoded by the coding sequence ATGAGCCTCTTCATCACCTGCCCGGTCGAGAGCGTCGAACGCGCAACCGCCTTCTACACGGCCCTCGGCTGGACCCTCAACACCGAGATGTCCGACCACAACGTGTCGTGCTTCGCGATCGCACCCGAGCAGTACGTCATGCTTGGCAGCCGCGAGATGTACGCCAGCGTCGGCGGCGTCGAAGAGCTGATCGGCGGACCTCAGACGCCCTCGAAGGTCACGGTCTCGTTCAACCTGAGCAGCCGCGAGGCGGTCGACGAGCTCGTCGACCGCGCGGGGGCGGCCGGCGGGCGAATCGGCGACACCGACGATTACCCCTTCATGTACCAGCGCCAGTTCGACGACCCCGACGGCTACCACTACTCACCGTTCTGGATGAAGGCTGACGCCGATCCGACCGCGTGA